GTACCAGAAATTGAGGCCATAAACCTCGATGCACTCTTTGAGATCGAAAAAGAAGGTTATTTTGTAGTACCAAATGCTAAAGCTACCTGGATAGCCATGCATAGAGAAAGAACTCGTGAGACCCTTGCAAAAGAAGCAAAGGTCCCAACATCTCGTTACGCATATGCAACAACCCTGGATGAGCTCTATGATGCCTGTGAAAAGATAGGCTACCCCTGTCACACTAAGGCCATAATGAGCTCCAGTGGAAAGGGTTCTTACTTCGTTAAAGGGCCTGAAGATGTTCCTAAAGCGTGGGAAGTGGCGAAGAAAAAGGCAAGGGGAAGTGCTGATAAGATAATCGTTGAGGAGCATATAGACTTTGATGTTGAGATTACCGAATTAGCGGTTAGGCACTTCGATGAGAATGGAAAAATTGTAACAACCTTCCCAAAGCCTGTTGGCCATTACCAAATTGAAGGGGATTACCACTCAAGCTGGCAGCCTGCAGAGATAAGTGAAAAGGCCGAGCGCGAGGTGTATAGAATAGCCAAACGCATAACCGACGCCCTCGGAGGTCTTGGAATATTTGGTGTCGAGATGTTTGTTAAAGGAGACAAAGTATGGGCCAACGAAGTTTCTCCAAGACCCCACGACACCGGAATGGTAACCATGGCTTCCCATCCAACTGGTTTTTCTGAATTTGGACTCCACGTTAGAGCTGTGTTGGGCCTTCCAATTCCGGCCATTGAAGAAAATGGCACCAGAAAGTTCCCGATTTTAACTTCTGCAGCAACTCACGTAATCCTTTCAAATCAAGAAGGCTATGCCCCAAAGTTTAGGAACATCTTCAAAGGCCTAAACGTACCAAATACAACAATAAGACTCTTCGGGAAGCCTGAAGCATACAAAGGAAGACGTCTTGGTGTTGCATTAGCATGGGATAAAGACGTTCAAGTTGCTAAGAGGAAAGCGGAAAGGGTTGCCCATATGATTGAGCTGAGAACAAGAAGCGGTGAATGGCAGAGTCAGGATTATGAAAAAAGAAAACATCTGCTTTAATTTCCCCATTTAGTTCTTAATTTTTTGAATAGGGAAACATCAAGTTCTCATACTCTCCCTGTATTTTTCAAGCTTTTCTCTGAGCTTCTCGTCCTTTAATGCTAGGATCTGCACGGCCAGTAATGCCGCATTTTTTCCATTGTCGATTCCAACTGAGGCAACTGGAACACCAGGAGGCATTTGAGCAATACTCAAGAGGGCATCCAATCCACCAAGCTTTGCAGAAACGGGAACTCCTATAACTGGTTTGGTTGTATGGGCCGCTATAACTCCTGGCAGAGCAGCACTTAAGCCAGCTATGGCAATGAAAACCTCATAGTCTTTCTTTGCAAGCTCCTCAACTTTTTTAGGGTTCCTGTGAGCTGAAGCCACTTCAACATCGTAACTAACTCCAAACTCATCAAACACCTTAGTGACTTTTTCCGCTATGTGTGAATCACTTTTGCTACCCATTACAACGAGTACCTTCATCATATCACCACATTTTTCTCCGGCTTTCCCTTTATAAGTTTTGTCATTTAAATGTTAAAATAAAACTTAAAAATACTAAATTTTAACAAATTCATGGTGAAGATCATGCGTGTTTTACTCGTTGGTGCTGGAGGAAGGGAAAGTGCAATTGCCGAGGCTCTTTCAAAGGATGCAGAACTGTATGTTGTTGCAAAACACAAGAATCCCGGAGTTATGAAACTAGCAAAGGATTATGGGCTTGCAAAAGAGACTGACGTTCAAAAAGTCCTTGAGTTTGCTTTGAAGTGGAGTGTTGATCTGGCTTTTATTGGACCAGAAGCACCTTTGGAGAGAGGAATTGTCGATGTCTTGGAAGAAAATGGAATTCCAGCAGTTGGGCCAACAAAAGAAGCTGCTCAACTCGAAACGAATAAGGCCTTTGCGAGACAAATAATGGAAAGATATAAAGTTCCCGGAAGAAAACTCTTCAGGGTTTTTGATGACATAGCTGAGATGAAAGCATGGATTGATGAGTTTGGAAAGCCAGTGGTTGTTAAACCCCTTGGACTCACCGGTGGTAAAGGAGTCAAAGTCGTCGGATACCAATTGAAGGACAACAAAGAGGCAAAAGAGTACGCAAAGGCTCTCATAGAAAAAGACGGAAAGGTTCTCATAGAGGAGCGCACAGATGGTGTTGAATTCACATTCCAGGTTTTTACTGATGGAAAGAAAGTTATTCCAATGCCTCTGGCCCAGGATTACCCCCATGCTTATGAAGGCGATGTAGGCCCAATAACTGGCGGCATGGGTTCTTATTCCTGCGAAAACCATCTTCTACCCTTTATCCCAAAGGATGACTACGAGAAAGCCCTTGAAACGCTTAAAGCCACAATCGATGCTATGAGAAAAAATGGAACACCATACAAAGGCATTCTCTACGGCCAGTTCATGCTTGCAAACGATGAGCCGAAGATAATAGAGTTCAATGCCCGCTTTGGTGATCCAGAGGCCATGAATGTTCTACCAATTTTGAAAACTTCCCTTGTGGAGATCGGGGAGGGAATTATTGATGGTAACTTAAAGAAAGCTGAATTCGAGCAAAAAGCAACAGTTGTGAAGTATGTTGCCCCCAAAGGATATCCCACTAATCCAATAAAAGGAGTTAAGCTTCAAATCAACGAGGATAAAATCAGAGAAGAGGGGGCTAAAGTTTACTATGCATCAATTGATGAGAACTTCACAATGCTCGGCTCAAGGGCTCTGGCCATTGTGGGAGTAGCTGATTCTTTAGAGGAAGCTGAAAAGATAGCTTCTCATGGGATAAAGCACGTTAATGGAGATATCTTCTACCGCAGAGATGTAGGAACTAAGGAAAGTATTGCAAAAAGAATCGAGATTATGAAAACAATTAGAGGTGAATGAAATGATAGAAAGAGAGCAGATTCTGGAGGTTTTAAAAAACTATGATAAAGAGGGAATAATTATCGGGGCAATCGGAAGTCACTCCGCATTGGATATAGCAGATGGCGCCAAAGCAGAAGGGTTTAAAACGGTTATAGTCTCTCAAAGGGGAAGGCACAGGACATATGCTGAGTATTTTAAGCAAAAAACAACAAAAGATGGCCTCACAAAAGGCTTTATTGATGAGGTAATTGTGTTGGAAAAGTTCGGTAAAATTATCGATATCCAAGAGGAACTGAGAAAGAGGAATGTTATCTTTGTCCCCAACCGTTCATTTGTGGTTTATACAGGAATTGATAGGGTGGAGAATGAGTTCCTGGTACCTCTCTTTGGAAGCAGAAACTTATTAAGGAGCGAAGAGAGAAGTGAAGAGAAGAGCTACTACTGGCTCTTAGAGAAAGCTGGCTTACCCTATCCTGAGCCCGTCAAACCAGAGGAGATTGACGACGTTGGTCTCGTGATAGTCAAACTCCCTCACGCAAAGAAGAGACTTGAAAGGGGATTTTTCACCGCCGCAAGCTACAAAGAATTTAGAGAAAAAGCCGAGAAGCTCATGAAGCTTGGCGTAATTACCGAGGAAGATCTAACCAAAGCAAGGATTGAGCGTTACATCATTGGCCCAGTCTTCAACTTTGACTTCTTCTACTCCCCAATTGATGAGGAAATTGAGCTCCTTGGAATAGACTGGCGCTTTGAGACAAGTTTGGACGGACATGTTAGATTACCTGCCCCTCAGCAGATGACCTTACCCGAGCATCAGTTTGAACCAGAGTACACCGTCTGCGGTCATGCATCCTCAACACTAAGGGAGAGCCTCCTTGAGAAGGTCTTCGACATGGCCGAGCGCTATGTGGAAGGCGCAAAGAAATACTATCCACCCGGTGTTATTGGGCCTTTCACACTTCAAACGGCTGTTGATAAAGACCTCAACTTCTACATCTACGATGTCGCCCCAAGAACCGGTGGTGGAACAAACATCCACATGGCGATGGGCCATCCATATGGAAACGCTCTCTGGAGAAAGGAGATGAGTACCGGAAGAAGAATTGCGCTTGAAATTAAGAGGGCTATTGAGCTGGACGAGCTTGAGAAGGTTGTTACTTGAGGTGATGCTCATGAAATGGAAAGCTAAGGTTGTAATCCGCTTAAAAGAAGGGCTTAACGATCCCGAAGGGAGAGTCATTGGAAAGGCGCTCAAAAACTTAGGCTATAAAGTTGAAGAGCTGAAGGTTCCAAAATATTTCGAGCTCATTTTTGAAAGCGAAACTCCAGAGAAAGATGTCGAGGAGATGTGCAAACGCCTGCTCGCAAACCCAGTTATCCACACTTACGAGTACCAAATCGAGCCTTTAGGTGAGTGAAATGCCAAAGTTCGCTGTCATAGTATTCCCAGGGACAAACTGCGATTTTGAAACCCTTGAAGCAATTAAAAAAGCTGGTGGAAAAGCGGAGAGAGTCTGGTATAAGCAAAGCCTCAAAGACTTTGATGGCGTTGTTTTGCCCGGTGGATTCAGCTATGCCGACTACCTAAGGGCCGGAGCAATAAGTGCAAGGGCAGAGGTAATGGAGGAAATTAAGGCCCTTGCCAATGAAGGCAAACCCGTTTTAGGCATTTGCAACGGCTTTCAAATCTTAACGGAGTCAGCTCTTCTGCCGGGAGCATTGAGACCAAATAAGATTCCAAGCTTCCTATGCAAGTGGGTTTACCTTAAAGTGAGCGACACCCAAACGGCTTTTACCCAATTCTACAAAGAGGGAGAGGTCATTAGAATGCCAATAGCACATGCTGAAGGGAATTACTACTCCGAGAGCTTAGATAGCATAAGGATAACCTTCCAGTACAGCGACGAGAAAGGAGAGATAACGGAAGATGCAAACCCCAACGGCTCTCTCTTGAACATAGCGGGAATAAGCAACGAGAAGGGCAACGTTCTCGGCATGATGCCCCACCCGGAGAGAGCGAGCGACAAATGGCTGGGAAGCGAGGACGGGTTGAGGATCTTCAAGAGCATGGTGGAATATGCTAAGAGGTGATCTTTAGGACTGAGTCCCTAAAACGCCTAAATTTTCCTTTACCTTCCTATTCCTAAGTCCTCGAGCGTGAGCATTTTTACAGCCTTTGTACTTTATGCAATTTTGTACACATAAGATAAATCTTTTTAAATTTGTCCGACAAATAGATAAAATGGTGAGACAAATGGCTACAACGGTTAAGGTATCTGCAAGAATACCTCCCGCTCTTGCAAAAGAAATGGAAAAACTTATTGAAGCCGGAATTTATTCTAACAAAAGTGAGATCATCAAAGATGCACTCAGAGAATTCCTCCTGAAAAAGAAGTATCTCCAAGCCGATGAAAGGGAATACATCAGAAACATGCTAAAAGCTATGGAGCCAATTCTTGCAGAAGACTGGGAGAGCGAGGCTGATGCACAGTGGGACGAATACGGAGGAATTGACTATGAACCAGATAAAGCCTAAAGGAAACCTTCAACAGTGGGAAATAATCCTTCTCGAGTTTCCATTCACAAATCTTCGCAAAAAGAAGCTACGACCGGTTTTGATAGTCTCCAATAATGTTCTTAACAAAATCAGCAACAGCATTATAACTGTTCAAATAACCTCAAACCTATCAAGTGGTTTTAAAGAGTACAACGTTTTGCTCTCTGATTCCGACGTTAATAGATATGCAGGAACTCAACCACTTTACCAAAGCGTGATAAAGCCTTATGTAGTTTTCACCATTGAAAAGCAAATGGTTAAAAAGAGACTCGGCATATTAAAACCCCATAAAATTAAGGAAGTTAAAGAAAGCATGAAAAAAGTTTTCTCAATCTCCTGATAATTTAATCCCTACTTCATTTGATGTCTTAGTAGGCTTTTTCTTTTTTCTGTGATATCATCCTTTAAATCAGAAAATTCTCGCAAAGAGTTTTTAACATTTTTATGTATAGATAAACCTTAAAAACTCCAAATTTTTACATTTTTCTGGTAATAAAGGAGGTGTCAAGATGTTTCCTCACGAAGAAAAGATCATCCGTGAAAGGCTCGGTAGAGAGCCTAATGAAGTTGAAAAATCCATGCTTGAGGTAATGTGGAGCGAGCATGCATCATACAAATCAAGCAGAAAGTGGCTCAAACTTTTACCCACGAGGAACGAGCACGTTATTTTAGGCCCGGGGGAAGATGCAGGCGTTGTAAAATTTGATGAAAATACAGCCATAGTTGTTGGAATAGAAAGTCACAACCATCCAAGCGCTGTTGAGCCCTATGGTGGAGCAGCCACAGGTGTTGGAGGGATTGTTAGGGATATACTCTGTATGGGAGCAAGACCTATAGCTCTGCTCGATCCCATACGCTTTGGGCCCCTAGAGAAGGAGCGCAACAAGTACCTTTTTGAGTACGTAGTTAAGGGAATAGCTGATTATGGCAATAGAATAGGCGTTCCTACTGTTGGTGGCGAGACAGAGTTTGATGAAAGCCTTGACAGCTACACACTTGTCAACGTTGCTTGTATTGGTTTAATGAGACCCGAAGAGCTTGTGCACAGCTATGTGGAGGAGAGCGGCCTTTTGCTTGTTTTGGTTGGTAACAAAACAGGAAGGGATGGAATCCACGGCGTAACATTTGCGAGCGAAGAGCTGAGTGAGAATGCAGAAGAGGAAGATCGCTCCGCAGTGCAGATTCCCGATCCATTTACAGAGAAGCTTTTGATTGAGGCAACGCTTGAAGCCCTTGCAACCGGAAAAGTCAAGGCCCTTAAAGACCTTGGTGGTGGCGGTCTAACATGCGCCTCCTCGGAGATGGCCGGAAAGAAAGGGTTTGGTGCGATAATCTACGCGGATAGAGTGCCCCAAAGAGAGCCAAATATGAACCCAATGGAAGTCATGATTTCCGAGAGCCAGGAAAGAATGCTCTTCGCCGTTAGGAAAGAAGATCTGGAAGAGATAACAAAGATTTTTGAGAAGTATGAGCTTGAGTGGACTGTTGTTGGTGAGATCATAGAAGAGCCTAGGTATATCGTCTACTGGAATGGTGAAAAGGTCGCCGACCTGCCCATAGACCTCCTCACGGAAGTGCCAACGATAGAGTGGGAGGCAAAGCCCTACAACATTGAGAGAGACGTTGAGACGCCGGAAATAGGGCTCGAAGAGGCTTTCCTTAAAGTGCTCTCAAGCCCCAATATAGTAAGCAAGGAGTGGATATGGCAACAGTATGATCATGAGGTTCAAGGAAGGACGGTTCTAAAGCCCGGAAAGGACGCAGCGGTGCTAAAAATAAACAACGAATACGGCTTGGCTTTTGTTAGCGATGGAAACCCGTCTCACAGCTACCTGAACCCATATCACGGAGCTATGGGTGCTGTTGCCGAAGTCGTTAGGAACTTAGCTAGTGTAGGGGCAAGACCTTTGGCCTTGGTTGACAACCTGAACTTTGCCTCTCCTGAAAGACCTGAGGTTTACTGGGGCTTCATAGAAACCATTAAAGGGCTCGTCGATGCAGCAAGGGCCTTTGGTTTAGCATATGTGAGTGGGAACGTGAGTTTTTACAATGAGGTGGGCAATAAGCCTATAAAACCGACCCCCGTGGTTGCCGGATTGGGAAAAGTAAGGCTCGAAAACATTACAACAATGGATTTCAAAGATGAGGGAGACCTTATAGCTATTGTTGGGGTTACGAAGAAAGAGCTTGGAGGGAGCAAGCTCTACAGAGTTTTAAACATTGAAGGCGGGTTTGCGCCAAGAGTAAACCTTGAGCGAGAAAAAAGAAATGTAGAGGGGATTTTAAAAGCAATAGAGCTTGGAATAGTAAAGGCTGTTCACGACGTTAGCAAGGGTGGAATAGCTGTAGCACTTGCTGAGATGGCCTTAAGTGGGAACATTGGATTCGAGGTTGACATAAGTAAGGTTCCAGTCGAAGAAAAACTCAATCCCGTGGATGTTATGTTCTCGGAGAGCCATAGTCGATTTATAATAAGCTTTGAAGAAAAAGACCTCGAAAAGGTCAACACCCTCTTCGATGAATTTGCAGTAATTGGAAGGGTTGGAGGAAAGAGGCTTGTCTTCAGATGCGGAGAAGAACACATCTCTATGATTTAGAAAAAGTCAGAGAGCTTTATAACTCACTTCCAAAGTTGCTGGGAGAATGAGTTCATGAAAAATTAACAACTCCTAATTTTTAACATTCTTATGCCAAAATAAACCTTAAAAATCCCAAATTTTTACATTTTCTTGGTGATGAAATGGAGTTTAGGATTGGAACATACGCCTCTCACTCTGCACTTCAAATACTTCACGGAGCAAAGCAAGAAGGGTTCAAAACAATAGCTTTTGGAAAGGCAAGGGTAAAACCGCTGTATACAAAATACTTTCCCGTTGCCGATGAATTTATCGCCAAGGATTATCCCGAAGAGGAACTTATCGAGAGGAACGCGATAGTCATTCCAACCGGTTCTTTTGTTGCTTATCTCGGCATCGAGAGAGTTGAGAGCATGAGAGCACTATACTATGGAAACAAAAAGGTTCTCCAGTGGGAAAGCGATAGGGAGCTTGAGAGAAAATGGTTCTTGGAAGCAAAAATAAGGGCTCCCGAGGTCATTGAAGACCCCGATGATATAGATAGACCAGTGATAGTAAAGCCTCACGGAGCGAAAGGTGGCAGAGGGTATTTTTTAGCCCAAACACCAGAAGAGTTCTGGAAAAAAGCTTCAAAGCTTGGAATTAAGGACAAAGAAGACCTAAAGCATGTTCAGATACAGGAATACGTCATAGGTGTTCCCGTTTACCCACACTTCTTCTACTCGAAGCTCAACAAAGAGCTTGAGCTTATGAGCGTGGACAAGAGATACGAAAGCAACGCAGATGCAATAGGAAGGATAAGCGCAGAGCAGCAGCTTGAAATTGGGGTGGAAACGAGCTATACCGTTGTAGGAAACATACCAATAGTACTTAGGGAAAGCCTGCTCATGGATATAATCGAGGCTGGAGAGAGAGCGGTAAAAGCGTCAGAAAAGCTTATGGGAGGACTTTGGGGGCCTTTCTGCCTTGAGGGGGTTATCACAGAGGACATGGAATTTGTGGTCTTTGAAATCTCAGCGAGAATCGTTGCCGGGACGAATCCCTTCATAAACGGCTCACCATACACATGGCTCAGATACAACGAGCCAATGAGCACTGGAAGGAGAATTGCCAGAGAGATAAGGCAGGCAATTGAAGAAGATAGACTTGACGAGATCTTAACTTAGCTCTGATATCTCAGAACAAGTTTATCGCAAAATATAGAATTTATAAAGGGAAGGATTGCTCATTTTATTCCCACTCCAATTTTAACAAAAATTTGATCATTCATAGGGTTTCGAGCATAAATTTTGGCATAGTAAACTTTAAAAGACCCATAGCTTCTCACCATAAAAAGGGTGAGGAGGAGAAAAAGAATGGGGAAATTTGAACAAAAGCTTGTTAATGCAATAAAAGGATACACCTTTGATGATGTGCTTTTAATTCCGCAGGCAACTGAAGTGGAGCCGAAAGATGTCGACGTTTCTACCCAAATCACTTCAAAGATAAAGCTCAACATCCCAATTCTCAGTGCAGCAATGGACACAGTTACGGAATGGGAAATGGCAATAGCCATGGCAAGGGAAGGTGGGCTAGGAGTTATCCACAGGAATATGAGCATAGAAGAGCAGGTAAAAATGGTAAAAAGAGTGAAAAGGGAAGAAACCATAGAAGAGGTTATCACGATTTCTCCAGAGGAAAGCATAGATTACGCACTCTTTTTAATGGAAAGGGAAGGCATAGACGGATTACCAGTTATTGAAAATGGAGAATTAGTCGGGATAGTAACAAAAACCGACATAACGACCAGAGAAGGACAAAGAGTCGGAGATGTGATGACGAAGGAAGTTATAACAGCAAGAGAAACTGCCAGCATAGAGGAGATAATGGGCCTGATGATTGAGAACAATATAGATAGGGTACCAATAGTAAATGAAGAGGGCAAACTGGTTGGGATTATAACCGTTGGCGACCTCTTAGCTAGGAAAAAGCACAAAAACGCAGTTAGAGACAAAGACGGCAGGCTAATAGTTGCCGCTGCAGTGTCTCCTTTTGACATAAAGAGGGCACTTGCCCTCGATAAGGCCGAAGCAGATATTATCGTCGTTGATACCGCTCATGCACACAACCTCAAAGCAATAAAGGCAATGAAAGAAATGAGAAGCAAAATCGACGCAGAGATGATAGTTGGAAATATAGCAAACCCAAAGGCTGTTGACGACTTAACTTTTGCAGATGCAGTTAAAGTGGGAATTGGACCAGGAAGCATCTGCACGACAAGAATTGTAGCGGGAGTTGGAGTTCCACAGATAACGGCAATCTCCATGGTGGCAGATAGGGCTGAGGAATATGGAATCAAAGTAATAGCAGATGGAGGCATAAGGTATTCCGGGGACATCGTCAAGGCCATAGCGGCAGGAGCAGATGCGGTTATGCTGGGGAACCTCTTGGCAGGAACTAAAGAAGCTCCCGGAAGGGAAGTCACAATAAACGGAAGGAAATACAAGCAATATAGAGGAATGGGAAGCTTGGGAGCAATGATGAAGGGAGGAGCGGAGAGGTACTACCAGAAGGGACACATGAAAACGAGGAAATTCGTCCCAGAGGGTATTGAGGGGGTTGTTCCCTACAAAGGTAGAGTAAGTGAAGTGCTTTACCAGCTTGTGGGTGGATTAAAGGCGGGAATGGGATACGTTGGAGCAAGAAACATTGAAGAACTTAAGGAAAAGGGACAGTTCGTGATAATAACCCAGGCAGGGGTTAGAGAAAGCCATCCCCATGATGTAGCAATAACAAACGAGGCGCCAAATTATCCTCTCGAAAGGTGATTTTTACATTTTTATGTTCAAAATAGCAAAATTTTTAAATCAAATTTTACAATTTTATGTCGAAGGTGACGCTCATGTGGGAAAAGTTTATTGAAGAGAAAGTTAACGAAATTAGAGAGACCGTTGGAGATGGAAAGGCAATAATAGCACTAAGCGGAGGCGTAGACAGCTCAACAGCGGCAATATTAGCCTATAAGGCCATTGGTGATAGGCTCTATGCGGTCTTCGTGAACACTGGATTTCTGAGAAAGGGAGAACCAGAGTTCGTTATAAAAACTTTCAGAGATGAGTTCGGCCTGAACTTGATCTATGTAGATGCCCAAGAGAGGTTTTTTGAGGCACTTAAAGGTGTAACCGATCCAGAGAAAAAGAGAAAAATCATAGGAAAAACGTTCATAGATGTCTTTGAGGAAGTGGCAAGGAAAATCAACGCGGATTTCTTAATTCAGGGCACTATAGCCCCAGACTGGATCGAAAGCCAAGGGAAGATAAAGAGCCACCACAATGTTGGCGGCTTGCCTGAGAGATTGAACCTCAAGCTCATAGAGCCCCTAAGGGATCTCTACAAAGACGAGGTGAGAGAGGTTGCAAGAGAACTCGGTTTGCCGGAGAAGATATACAAGCGCATGCCATTTCCGGGTCCAGGATTAGCCGTGAGGGTTATTGGTGAAGTGACACCGGAGAAAATAGCCATAGTAAGGGAAGCTAATGCAATAGTGGAGGAAGAGATTGAAAAAGCTGGTCTAAAGCCATGGCAAGCGTTTGCCGTGCTCCTTGGGGTCAAAACGGTTGGTGTGCAGGGAGATATAAGGGCATACAAAGAAACAATAGCCGTCAGAGTTGTCGAGAGCCTAGACGGCATGACAGCAAATGCAATGGACGTTCCCTTTAAGGTGCTCCAGAGGATAGCTTTCAGGATAACGAGCGAAATTCCCCAAGTAGGAAGGGTTCTCTACGACATAACTAACAAACCTCCAGCTACAATTGAGTTTGAGTGATAACGTTTATTTAATTTTTCAACTAAATTTTCAATGGTGTATGAGGAATGAGCATTCAGCTCCTCTTAAAAGAACTAAGAGAAAAAGTTCATTCCATATTGGGGGATAAGCTTAAAGAAGTCATCCTTTATGGTTCTTATGCCAGAGGGGATTATTCCACCGAAAGCGATGTAGATGTTCTGTTAATTGTAAAGGAAAGACTGAGTCTTGAAGAATACGAGAAAATTATGGAAGTTATAGCAGAGCTAAGTCTCAAATATGAGAAGGTTATATCCATAATAGACTACCCAGAGAACATTTTTATGACTTCTGATTCGCCATTTTTGCAAAATGTGAAAAAGGAGGGAATCAAGATTGAATAAGTTTGAAGCTTGGAGGGAGATAAATGATCATCATAATGGATAATCACGGGCAGTACGTGCACAGGATTTGGAGAACCCTACGCTACCTCGGCGTTGAGGCGAAAATAATCCCAAACACAACGCCGCTTGAAGAGATAAAGGCAATGAAGCCCAAGGGAATTATCTTCTCAGGTGGGCCAGATTTGGAAAGAACTGGAAATTGTGAAGCTGTCTTAGAGAACTACGAAGACTTCAACGTGCCTATAGTTGGAATATGTTTGGGACATCAGCTCATAGCAAAGCACTTTGGCGGCAAAGTTGGTAGGGGAGAAAAAGCAGAATACAGCCTCGTTGAGGTCGAGATAATCAAGGAGAACGATATCTTCAAGGGACTCCCAAAGAGGCTTAAAGTTTGGGAAAGCCACATGGATGAGGTGAAAGAGCTTCCAGAAGAGTTTGAGCTCCTAGCTAAGAGTGAATTTTGCCCTGTTGAAGCAATGAAGCACAAAGAACTTCCAATTTATGGGGTTCAGTTTCATCCGGAGGTTGCACACACAGAGATGGGAAGTGAGATTTACAGAAACTTTGCCAGGCTCTGTGGGGAGCTTTAACTATGCAGTAACTTGATTAGAAAGCTTAGATAGTAGTTTGTTGCTTATTTTTGCCATCTCTTTTATGATTAATTATCATCAGTAAAAACAAAACTTTTTTAAATTTCTTTATTTTTACTATATAAAAACGTAAAAGAGGGAGAAACATGGGGCATACCCTTTACTATCACATAAGGCTCAAGGAACCTGAAAAAGCCGCAAGGTTCATTGAAAGAGTATGCAAAGGACTTAGGTGGGATTTTGATACCAGAGAAGGAGAAATAATTGTGTTCCCTCCAGAAGAAAAAGTAGAGCCTCTTGTGATTAAAGATGGAAAGGGATTTGCGAAAACTTACAAAGAAGAACCCTACACAACGATTTATTTACTGCTACTGTTCTCACTCTCGGCCTTTGGCTCCGTTGATATTTCTGATGATGAGGACTTTGTTTTGTGAACCTCCAAGACCCTTTTTGGGATAGAGCTCCTGAATATCCTCTCCTCCACGAGGACTTTCACTATATCGCCTACTTCAACATCTTCCGCGCTTTCGACCCAGTACTTACCGGGCTTAACGTTGGCCCTTATGTCGTCGTGGACATCTATCCTTACAAGCTCGCCTTTGACTTCTTCTACAACCCCATAAGTCCAGTCTCTGGTGAACCTTGATTTATAGAGGTATCTAAACCCCAGCACAGCTATAAAGATAATCACCAGGTAGGCATAAAAATAGTAGACGTTCTTTGCGAGCTTTCTCACCAGGAGATATCCAAGAAAGGACAAAAAGCCGATTACCGTTAGTCCGTAATAAAAGAACCTGTATGGCTCAACTTCAATAAAGAATTCTCGATTTTTTAAAATGGTGTATCTCAGATAAGCGAAGTAGACAACAAAAAGCAGAGAAAGGTAAAGTTCATTTCCAAAGAGGACTAGGAGGAGAGATAATAGAAGATAGACAATAAAGGAAAGCTGAATGCTCAAGCTTAAGAGCTCATGAACCGTGAGTTCCCTCTTTATTAGCTTTCTGAGGAGTTTGAACTTGGGTGGGGTT
This genomic window from Thermococcus alcaliphilus contains:
- the purT gene encoding phosphoribosylglycinamide formyltransferase 2; amino-acid sequence: MISIRDEIGTPLTDSAVKILLLGSGELGKEITIEAQRLGVEVIAVDRYPNAPAMQVAHKSYVGNMKDKDFLWSIVEREKPDAIVPEIEAINLDALFEIEKEGYFVVPNAKATWIAMHRERTRETLAKEAKVPTSRYAYATTLDELYDACEKIGYPCHTKAIMSSSGKGSYFVKGPEDVPKAWEVAKKKARGSADKIIVEEHIDFDVEITELAVRHFDENGKIVTTFPKPVGHYQIEGDYHSSWQPAEISEKAEREVYRIAKRITDALGGLGIFGVEMFVKGDKVWANEVSPRPHDTGMVTMASHPTGFSEFGLHVRAVLGLPIPAIEENGTRKFPILTSAATHVILSNQEGYAPKFRNIFKGLNVPNTTIRLFGKPEAYKGRRLGVALAWDKDVQVAKRKAERVAHMIELRTRSGEWQSQDYEKRKHLL
- the purE gene encoding 5-(carboxyamino)imidazole ribonucleotide mutase codes for the protein MKVLVVMGSKSDSHIAEKVTKVFDEFGVSYDVEVASAHRNPKKVEELAKKDYEVFIAIAGLSAALPGVIAAHTTKPVIGVPVSAKLGGLDALLSIAQMPPGVPVASVGIDNGKNAALLAVQILALKDEKLREKLEKYRESMRT
- the purD gene encoding phosphoribosylamine--glycine ligase encodes the protein MRVLLVGAGGRESAIAEALSKDAELYVVAKHKNPGVMKLAKDYGLAKETDVQKVLEFALKWSVDLAFIGPEAPLERGIVDVLEENGIPAVGPTKEAAQLETNKAFARQIMERYKVPGRKLFRVFDDIAEMKAWIDEFGKPVVVKPLGLTGGKGVKVVGYQLKDNKEAKEYAKALIEKDGKVLIEERTDGVEFTFQVFTDGKKVIPMPLAQDYPHAYEGDVGPITGGMGSYSCENHLLPFIPKDDYEKALETLKATIDAMRKNGTPYKGILYGQFMLANDEPKIIEFNARFGDPEAMNVLPILKTSLVEIGEGIIDGNLKKAEFEQKATVVKYVAPKGYPTNPIKGVKLQINEDKIREEGAKVYYASIDENFTMLGSRALAIVGVADSLEEAEKIASHGIKHVNGDIFYRRDVGTKESIAKRIEIMKTIRGE
- a CDS encoding formate--phosphoribosylaminoimidazolecarboxamide ligase family protein encodes the protein MIEREQILEVLKNYDKEGIIIGAIGSHSALDIADGAKAEGFKTVIVSQRGRHRTYAEYFKQKTTKDGLTKGFIDEVIVLEKFGKIIDIQEELRKRNVIFVPNRSFVVYTGIDRVENEFLVPLFGSRNLLRSEERSEEKSYYWLLEKAGLPYPEPVKPEEIDDVGLVIVKLPHAKKRLERGFFTAASYKEFREKAEKLMKLGVITEEDLTKARIERYIIGPVFNFDFFYSPIDEEIELLGIDWRFETSLDGHVRLPAPQQMTLPEHQFEPEYTVCGHASSTLRESLLEKVFDMAERYVEGAKKYYPPGVIGPFTLQTAVDKDLNFYIYDVAPRTGGGTNIHMAMGHPYGNALWRKEMSTGRRIALEIKRAIELDELEKVVT
- the purS gene encoding phosphoribosylformylglycinamidine synthase subunit PurS; its protein translation is MKWKAKVVIRLKEGLNDPEGRVIGKALKNLGYKVEELKVPKYFELIFESETPEKDVEEMCKRLLANPVIHTYEYQIEPLGE
- the purQ gene encoding phosphoribosylformylglycinamidine synthase I, whose protein sequence is MPKFAVIVFPGTNCDFETLEAIKKAGGKAERVWYKQSLKDFDGVVLPGGFSYADYLRAGAISARAEVMEEIKALANEGKPVLGICNGFQILTESALLPGALRPNKIPSFLCKWVYLKVSDTQTAFTQFYKEGEVIRMPIAHAEGNYYSESLDSIRITFQYSDEKGEITEDANPNGSLLNIAGISNEKGNVLGMMPHPERASDKWLGSEDGLRIFKSMVEYAKR
- a CDS encoding ribbon-helix-helix domain-containing protein, producing MVRQMATTVKVSARIPPALAKEMEKLIEAGIYSNKSEIIKDALREFLLKKKYLQADEREYIRNMLKAMEPILAEDWESEADAQWDEYGGIDYEPDKA